Within the Oryctolagus cuniculus chromosome 19, mOryCun1.1, whole genome shotgun sequence genome, the region AGCTCCGGCTGTGCCAAAACGCTCGTGGGCCTGTGGACACGGCCAGCTCTGCCCGAAGCACTCTGGCCGGCTGCCCGGGGGGGTGCACCTGCCAAACCTGGGGACCACCACCCCGGCGAGGCCTGCGGCCAACGCGGCGGGGAAGGCAGGGCCGGTGACCGCAGGGCTGGGGTGCTACCTGGTCAGGCTGTACCCATGCTGCAGCGAGGAGAAGAGCAGCAGCGGCTGGCACAGGGCGAAGCGCTCGGGCACCCAGGACCAGATGTCCCGCATCTCCTTCACGCTGACGATCTCCGAGCGGAAGTTCTGCGCGTGCACGGCCAGGTGCACAAACTGCCTGGGAAGCGCGGGCAGGGCTCAGAGCCTGTGCTGGCCTCGGCCCGGCCGCCCGCCCCCCCGGGCACCGTGTCTCGTACTCAGCCAGCTGGACGGCCCACTTCTGGCAGCCGGGCAGGGAGGAACTGGGTACGGCCATGCGCGGGCCCACCTCCCAACCCGTAACTGAGAGGGGGCAGCGCCCAGCCTACTGCGGACAaaagcgtcttttttttttttttttttttctgggaaatcAGGGCACAGGTGAGTCAGCTTTGGCACGTCGAGGGCCGGGGCCAGCCAAGCACCAGCAGACACAGGTAAgcggacagacggacagacagacaggctgAGGCGGCACCGCGGAAGCCAGCACGCGCGCGTCGGCCGGGCGCAGGGGGACGGAGCGAGCCGGCAGAGGGGCCGGCGTGCGGCTGCGGTTGACCTACCTTCTAGAAAGCGACACACTGAGAAACAGGAGGAAGCAAGGACAcggagaggaagaaaaataaaacagacaagGAGAGGTCAGTGACGGCGCCCGGACGCCTGCTCCTGCGGCCCGGCACAGGAGGCCGCGGGGCCAGCTGCTGAGACGGTCTGGGCACGTGGGGACCTGTCCCCGCCCCGCTGCCCCACGAGGCCTCGCTGCAGCGGCGGAGCAGGGGCCACGCGCGGCAGCCACGCTCggcgccagcccagcccctgccagagcTCCCACGGCAGGCGGGGGCCTCGCTCCCAAGGCCTCTTCTGCACCCAGAAGGCCCGCCCCGCTCTGCAGGTTCTCCCACCCACAGCAGCCCGGGCCGGTGGGCCCACGCCGGGCCCCGCCCACCTCTGCTGCTTGACGGTGATGCCCTTCTGCTTGAGCGCGGCCTCGTtggccagctgcagcagctggatcTCCTTGCGGGAGAAGAGGCGGATGGCGAAGGCCTTCTCCAGCAGCCTCTCGGGGGACACGGTCTTGGCGATGTCCCTGGCGAAGGCCCGGATGTCTTGCTTCACGCTGTCCGACGCCAGCGGCTGCCCGGCCCGCGCCTTGTGGAAGAACTTGAGGATGGCCAGGGCCACGCGGTACAGCACCTTGTAGCCTTCCACCAGGAAGACGTCGAAGACGCGGGCGACGTGGCTCAGGGGCAGCTCCCCGAACAGCCAGCGCTGCCAGTCGGCGTAGACCTGCAGCACGTCCTCAGACACGGCCACCATGAGCCTGTGCGCCGCCTGGCAGTACTTGTTCACCAGGTCCCCGAAGGTCATGCAGGAGGACTCGAAGGCCAGGAAGCTCTGGTCGATGAGCCTGCGGCCGGGGTCGTTGCAGGCCAGCAGGCGGCAGGCCTTCTCGAAGCACTCGGCCTCGTCCAGGCTGTAGTGCAGCAGCAGGGCCACCACGGCGGGCAGCGCCGGGCAGAAGGAGATGTCGGGGAACTGGTTGGCGATGCACAGCAGGATCTTGCGCACGGCGCCCTCGCCCCGCGCGTTCAGGCAGTAGCTGGGCACCTGCGTGTTGTCCACGAACTCGGGCAGCGGCAGGCTGCTGCCGCTGTGCTTGCCCACGATCTTGCCCACGATGTCGCTGTAGACGCTGGCGTCGGGCGTGACCGTGCGGCACGGGATGTCCCGGATCAGGCGCTGGTACACCTTGCCCCGCAGGGCGTGGCTCTGGGCCCAGTAGCCCTGGCGTGCCAGCTgcttcagctcctgcagctccgtGCAgctcagctccttgggccccaggTCCTGGATGGCAGCGTCCATCTTGTCCCTGTCCACGAAGCAGTTGTAGCCGGGGGAGTCCATAGCGCCCGGCGTGGCCAGGTCAGGAGGGCCCCGggctgccgggggcggggccgtggggaCCGGCTAGGTCGTCCAGCACCCTCGCCGAGGGCTTTCTGTACACCTGCCTGCCATCCTGCACCCTGGAGGGGTAGAAGACATTTTTAGTGCACCTGTTGCCCCGGTTAACTTCCGACGCAGCGACAGAAGGCCCCTCATCCAAGATACACAACCGCTCCCGGGCGTCCGAGTCCTGGACCGCGGCTGCGCAGGAAGCTACCGGAGGGCTCACCCAGGTTCCGAGGCACAACCGGCTCAGGGCAGCTccccgggccggcgccacggtgcggcatcccacatgggcaccggctcaagtcccagctgctccacttctggtccagctccctgctcatgtgcctgggaaagcagcggaagacggcccaagtggttcggccctgcacccacgtgggaggcccagatgggattccaagcttctggctttggcctggcccagccctggttgtggcagccatttggggagtgaaccagtggatcaaagacctctctctgtctctccctttctctctgtaactgtgcctctcaactaaaataaacaaattttacaaaaagaCAAGAGAAGAAATGGTGAGATGGGCCACGGAGCCGGGGTGAGGGTCACTGGACGGGGACAGTGAGGTCCAGACACAGCAGCCGTCCACCTGCCTCGGCTGGGGCCGCTGTCCCGGGCACAGCTGCACACCACACAGCCTTCCCACCTGCGATGCCACGTGTCCTGAGACACGGCAGGACTGCCTCAGTGAGTTTTGGACCACACTGTCCCGGCCTCTCTGGCATCTAGAACATTCACCAAAACTAGGGAAGACCGAGCTACTATAAATACTAAGGGGGGGGGCTGGGGTGTAGCGggcaaagcccctgcctgcagctccagcctcccacctgggcaccagctgctccaatccagctccctgctaatgcacctgggatggcagcgaaagatggcccaagcgctgggcccctgcacccacatgggaggcccagacggagctccaggctcctggcttcggcctggccc harbors:
- the TBC1D24 gene encoding TBC1 domain family member 24 isoform X3 yields the protein MDSPGYNCFVDRDKMDAAIQDLGPKELSCTELQELKQLARQGYWAQSHALRGKVYQRLIRDIPCRTVTPDASVYSDIVGKIVGKHSGSSLPLPEFVDNTQVPSYCLNARGEGAVRKILLCIANQFPDISFCPALPAVVALLLHYSLDEAECFEKACRLLACNDPGRRLIDQSFLAFESSCMTFGDLVNKYCQAAHRLMVAVSEDVLQVYADWQRWLFGELPLSHVARVFDVFLVEGYKVLYRVALAILKFFHKARAGQPLASDSVKQDIRAFARDIAKTVSPERLLEKAFAIRLFSRKEIQLLQLANEAALKQKGITVKQQRFYLQCDGHEPTLLLIKTTQKEVCGAYLSTDWSERNKSGGKLCFFGTGECFVFRLQPEVQRYEWVVIKHPELTKPAPLTPPEAGPAPSQLAHGAPSDPADRLSPFLATRHFNLPSKTESMFMAGGNDCLIVGGGGGQALYIDGDLNRGRTGHCDTFNNQPLCSENFLVAAVEAWGFQDPDIQ
- the TBC1D24 gene encoding TBC1 domain family member 24 isoform X1, producing MDSPGYNCFVDRDKMDAAIQDLGPKELSCTELQELKQLARQGYWAQSHALRGKVYQRLIRDIPCRTVTPDASVYSDIVGKIVGKHSGSSLPLPEFVDNTQVPSYCLNARGEGAVRKILLCIANQFPDISFCPALPAVVALLLHYSLDEAECFEKACRLLACNDPGRRLIDQSFLAFESSCMTFGDLVNKYCQAAHRLMVAVSEDVLQVYADWQRWLFGELPLSHVARVFDVFLVEGYKVLYRVALAILKFFHKARAGQPLASDSVKQDIRAFARDIAKTVSPERLLEKAFAIRLFSRKEIQLLQLANEAALKQKGITVKQQSVSLSRRQFVHLAVHAQNFRSEIVSVKEMRDIWSWVPERFALCQPLLLFSSLQHGYSLTRFYLQCDGHEPTLLLIKTTQKEVCGAYLSTDWSERNKSGGKLCFFGTGECFVFRLQPEVQRYEWVVIKHPELTKPAPLTPPEAGPAPSQLAHGAPSDPADRLSPFLATRHFNLPSKTESMFMAGGNDCLIVGGGGGQALYIDGDLNRGRTGHCDTFNNQPLCSENFLVAAVEAWGFQDPDIQ
- the TBC1D24 gene encoding TBC1 domain family member 24 isoform X2: MDSPGYNCFVDRDKMDAAIQDLGPKELSCTELQELKQLARQGYWAQSHALRGKVYQRLIRDIPCRTVTPDASVYSDIVGKIVGKHSGSSLPLPEFVDNTQVPSYCLNARGEGAVRKILLCIANQFPDISFCPALPAVVALLLHYSLDEAECFEKACRLLACNDPGRRLIDQSFLAFESSCMTFGDLVNKYCQAAHRLMVAVSEDVLQVYADWQRWLFGELPLSHVARVFDVFLVEGYKVLYRVALAILKFFHKARAGQPLASDSVKQDIRAFARDIAKTVSPERLLEKAFAIRLFSRKEIQLLQLANEAALKQKGITVKQQRQFVHLAVHAQNFRSEIVSVKEMRDIWSWVPERFALCQPLLLFSSLQHGYSLTRFYLQCDGHEPTLLLIKTTQKEVCGAYLSTDWSERNKSGGKLCFFGTGECFVFRLQPEVQRYEWVVIKHPELTKPAPLTPPEAGPAPSQLAHGAPSDPADRLSPFLATRHFNLPSKTESMFMAGGNDCLIVGGGGGQALYIDGDLNRGRTGHCDTFNNQPLCSENFLVAAVEAWGFQDPDIQ